The proteins below are encoded in one region of Candidatus Scalindua japonica:
- a CDS encoding PDDEXK nuclease domain-containing protein, with product MKAKKSVLFKSEYTSILSELRTLIENSRNIAARTINAVLTATNWEIGRKIVLFEQKGRKRAGYGEQLLISLSADLSVLGRGYSVDNLQRMRQFFLTYPLNIKYATASRKSTGKTKYATVSRKSCPTDRDTETYLTEISGHFSLSWSHYVQLLTLDTNEARTFYHKEAMRGGWSVRDLKRQIDSQFYKRILLSKNRAGLLKKTTNSDEPVSPEAMIKDPYILEFLNLRDEYSEQNLEETLIHHLEAFLLELGNDFAFVARQKRLRIDDEWFRVDLVFYHRQLRCLVLIDLKLGRFTHADAGQMHLYCNYTKEHWTNTDENPPVGLILCAQKRHALARYALDGLPNKIMVSEYKLHLPNEKLLALELEKAQDEIMGQGHLTMPVEVPKEPVKTKRNRGKTK from the coding sequence ATGAAGGCAAAGAAAAGTGTTCTTTTCAAATCTGAATACACCTCTATACTGAGTGAATTGCGTACGCTCATCGAAAATTCACGCAATATTGCGGCGCGAACAATTAACGCCGTCTTAACAGCTACAAACTGGGAAATCGGGCGGAAAATTGTCCTGTTTGAACAAAAAGGCCGCAAGCGTGCAGGCTATGGTGAGCAATTGCTTATTTCGCTGTCTGCCGACCTTTCTGTACTGGGAAGAGGATACAGCGTAGACAATCTTCAACGGATGCGGCAGTTTTTTCTAACCTATCCGCTCAACATAAAATACGCGACAGCGTCGCGTAAATCTACAGGCAAGACAAAATATGCGACAGTGTCGCGTAAATCCTGCCCGACAGACCGGGATACCGAAACATATCTAACTGAGATATCAGGACATTTCTCCCTTTCCTGGTCACATTATGTGCAGCTTCTCACTCTTGATACAAATGAAGCGCGTACATTTTATCACAAGGAAGCTATGCGGGGTGGATGGTCGGTGCGTGATCTTAAACGGCAAATCGACTCGCAATTTTATAAACGGATACTTCTGTCTAAAAACAGAGCCGGACTTCTTAAAAAAACAACAAACAGTGACGAACCGGTATCACCGGAAGCCATGATAAAAGATCCATATATTCTTGAATTTCTAAATTTAAGGGACGAATACTCGGAACAGAATCTCGAAGAAACACTCATACATCATCTTGAAGCATTTCTGCTTGAACTTGGTAATGATTTCGCCTTTGTCGCACGCCAGAAAAGGCTGCGTATTGATGATGAATGGTTCAGGGTTGACCTTGTTTTCTACCACAGGCAACTACGGTGTCTTGTGCTTATAGATCTTAAGTTAGGACGTTTCACACATGCCGACGCCGGACAGATGCACCTCTATTGTAATTACACAAAGGAACACTGGACTAATACCGATGAAAATCCACCGGTTGGGCTGATATTATGCGCACAAAAGCGTCATGCCCTTGCCAGGTATGCACTTGATGGGTTGCCCAACAAGATAATGGTAAGTGAATACAAACTGCACCTGCCAAACGAGAAATTGCTTGCGCTGGAATTAGAGAAGGCACAAGATGAAATCATGGGACAGGGTCATCTAACAATGCCGGTAGAGGTTCCCAAAGAGCCAGTGAAAACAAAAAGAAACAGAGGTAAAACGAAATGA
- a CDS encoding DUF3800 domain-containing protein codes for MNFDIYCDESRLDLLSSENPASKFMVIGSLWLKTDSRVAYKGDIHDLRNKHLIGGEFK; via the coding sequence ATGAATTTTGATATTTACTGTGATGAAAGTCGTCTGGATCTTCTTTCGTCGGAGAATCCAGCATCTAAATTTATGGTAATTGGCAGCCTTTGGTTGAAAACTGACAGCCGGGTTGCATACAAAGGTGATATTCATGATTTACGCAATAAACACCTGATTGGCGGGGAGTTTAAATAA
- a CDS encoding TM0106 family RecB-like putative nuclease: MQRKLFEEPDSVQPDEEDPQLKVLQNKGDLHEKAYLEKLREAEFDICEISSGNKLQQTLKAINEGRQIIFQARLEGAGMAGNADFLRLESAENNTYTIIDTKLSRHVKPYFMVQLCCYADMLEEMTGQRSEIIGIVLGNGEESCFRTNDVFYYYKRIKSAFFTFMDSFSPETPPQPDPAADHGVWSSHAKKILEDMDHLSRVANISKKQIVKLNAAGIDTMEKLSTSKAKHIKGINDDVFIRLKEQADLQVSSTNQKRPDYKVLQPPPDNHSPGLAALPPGSSMDVFFDMEGYPLGDDLLEYLFGAVYIENGKPEFRDWWAHNEPEEKAGFEAFIDWVVERRQADPTMHVYHYAAYEKTALKRLMGKYGTREQHVDDLLRDGVFVDLYEVVRHGVRVGEPRYSIKNLEHLYMESREGEVTDAGASIVYYDAWIESGQSKNWKESDLLKKIRDYNEDDCRSTWLLANWLRERQAESGISWTGTARNEHKEEDERPSVSDAVVLRQQLADLLLAEIPDEPTEREKDSELWRIQELLAWTLEFHRRCDKPMWWEMFERLEKAEHELSDDMDCLAGLEQVGHYTQEKPFLAFHYKFDPDQETKITEGSTVKIVPDIGITTKISDFNPEGEITIKIGQRTLKKNQLECLPERMSLIPYNFVSTGVIDDSIYAVINDYHETGHLPAALNDFLYRRHPRLKSGHKGFLVRAGENNIKAAIRSARDMDSSCLCIQGPPGTGKTYTSAHVIVQLLSEGKQIGITSNSHKAIMNLMRAVCKETKGTASGIKVGGEEDYSFFSEFTGIKYISTSSTAAAAYRGGLIGGSAWFFAREDMVESLDYLFIDEAGQVSVAKLIGMARSTKNLILLGDQMQLGQPIQGTHPGESGQSVLEYYLKGHATIPPEQGIFLETTWRMHPDICEFISDTFYEGRLLPEPHTKNRIVRLPEDGGSIVTVEAGILFVPVKHEGNVQGSDEEAEVIRKIVDELTGRDITDKNGNTCRQVTIGRDILFVTPYNLQVRKLIHSLPEGVRAASVDKFQGQEAPIVIISMCASPGEFGSRGMAFVLDMNRLNVAISRAQSLAIVVGDPRLVETDCSSVSNMERLNMYCRLQDICN; encoded by the coding sequence ATGCAACGCAAATTATTTGAAGAACCTGATTCTGTGCAGCCTGACGAAGAAGACCCGCAACTGAAGGTTCTCCAGAATAAAGGCGATTTGCATGAGAAAGCATATCTTGAGAAGTTACGTGAAGCAGAGTTCGATATTTGTGAAATCTCTTCCGGCAATAAACTACAGCAGACTCTGAAGGCTATAAATGAAGGCCGCCAGATCATCTTCCAGGCCCGACTGGAAGGTGCCGGTATGGCCGGGAATGCGGACTTTCTTCGACTGGAAAGCGCAGAGAACAACACATACACCATCATAGACACTAAGCTGTCTCGGCATGTAAAACCCTATTTCATGGTCCAACTGTGCTGCTACGCTGATATGCTGGAGGAAATGACAGGGCAGCGGTCTGAAATTATTGGAATAGTACTCGGGAATGGTGAGGAGAGCTGTTTTCGAACAAATGATGTTTTCTATTACTATAAACGAATAAAGTCTGCATTCTTCACGTTCATGGATAGTTTCTCTCCTGAGACCCCCCCACAACCTGACCCTGCAGCAGACCATGGAGTCTGGTCATCACATGCAAAAAAAATTCTTGAGGATATGGATCACCTCTCCCGTGTTGCAAATATATCTAAAAAGCAAATAGTAAAGCTTAATGCTGCAGGGATTGATACGATGGAGAAACTGTCTACCTCTAAGGCCAAACATATTAAGGGAATTAATGACGATGTCTTTATCCGTCTGAAGGAGCAGGCTGATTTGCAGGTAAGTTCAACAAACCAGAAGCGCCCAGACTATAAGGTGCTGCAGCCTCCACCGGATAATCATTCCCCTGGCCTGGCCGCATTACCGCCAGGGTCTTCAATGGACGTCTTTTTCGATATGGAGGGGTATCCGCTCGGGGACGACTTGCTGGAATATCTGTTCGGGGCGGTTTATATAGAGAATGGGAAACCGGAGTTTCGAGATTGGTGGGCACATAATGAACCGGAAGAGAAGGCAGGATTTGAGGCATTTATTGATTGGGTTGTAGAACGCCGGCAGGCAGATCCGACCATGCATGTTTACCACTATGCCGCATATGAAAAAACAGCATTAAAACGACTGATGGGAAAATACGGAACCAGGGAACAGCACGTTGACGACCTGCTGAGAGACGGTGTCTTCGTAGACCTTTACGAGGTTGTCCGTCACGGTGTGCGTGTTGGTGAGCCTCGCTATTCAATAAAGAACCTTGAACACCTTTACATGGAATCCCGTGAAGGAGAAGTCACTGATGCAGGGGCATCAATTGTTTATTACGATGCGTGGATTGAAAGCGGCCAGTCTAAAAACTGGAAGGAATCTGATTTATTGAAGAAAATACGAGATTACAACGAGGACGACTGCCGCTCAACCTGGCTCCTGGCAAACTGGCTGAGAGAGCGGCAGGCAGAGAGCGGTATCTCCTGGACAGGAACCGCACGGAATGAGCATAAGGAAGAGGACGAACGACCCTCCGTCAGTGATGCTGTAGTTTTACGTCAGCAACTTGCTGATTTACTTTTAGCCGAAATACCAGACGAACCGACTGAACGTGAAAAAGACTCAGAGCTATGGAGAATACAGGAACTTCTGGCATGGACCCTTGAGTTTCACAGGCGCTGTGACAAACCGATGTGGTGGGAGATGTTTGAACGCCTTGAAAAGGCAGAGCATGAGTTGTCAGATGATATGGATTGCCTGGCCGGCCTTGAGCAAGTCGGCCACTATACACAGGAGAAACCGTTCTTGGCATTTCACTATAAATTTGACCCGGACCAGGAAACAAAGATAACCGAAGGATCGACGGTAAAGATTGTACCGGATATTGGTATCACTACCAAAATATCAGATTTCAATCCTGAAGGTGAAATAACTATCAAGATCGGCCAGAGGACACTAAAAAAGAACCAACTGGAATGCCTTCCTGAACGCATGTCGCTTATTCCATACAATTTTGTCAGTACCGGTGTTATCGATGATTCTATTTATGCGGTGATAAACGATTATCATGAAACAGGGCATCTTCCGGCGGCTTTAAATGACTTTTTATATCGCAGGCATCCACGATTAAAATCAGGGCATAAGGGGTTCCTTGTCCGTGCTGGAGAGAACAATATCAAAGCAGCAATTCGATCAGCAAGAGATATGGACAGCAGTTGTCTGTGTATACAGGGTCCTCCCGGAACAGGAAAGACATATACTTCTGCTCACGTTATTGTCCAACTTCTGTCTGAAGGTAAGCAAATCGGCATTACTTCAAACAGTCATAAAGCAATCATGAATTTGATGAGAGCCGTTTGCAAAGAGACAAAGGGTACTGCTTCGGGCATCAAAGTAGGCGGAGAAGAGGATTATTCGTTTTTCAGTGAATTTACTGGTATTAAATACATTAGCACTTCAAGTACTGCCGCTGCAGCTTATAGAGGTGGGTTGATCGGTGGGTCTGCCTGGTTTTTTGCACGTGAAGATATGGTAGAGAGTCTTGACTATTTATTTATAGATGAAGCAGGGCAAGTATCTGTTGCAAAACTTATCGGTATGGCACGATCAACAAAAAATCTTATTTTGCTGGGCGACCAGATGCAATTAGGACAGCCGATTCAGGGAACACACCCCGGTGAAAGCGGGCAGTCTGTCCTGGAATATTATCTCAAAGGACATGCAACCATTCCTCCGGAACAGGGAATCTTTCTGGAAACCACATGGCGGATGCACCCTGATATCTGTGAATTTATATCAGATACGTTCTATGAAGGCAGGCTTCTGCCGGAACCGCACACAAAGAATAGGATTGTAAGACTTCCTGAGGATGGTGGTAGTATTGTTACTGTTGAAGCTGGAATTCTTTTTGTTCCTGTTAAGCATGAAGGTAACGTACAGGGTAGTGATGAAGAGGCTGAGGTTATCAGAAAAATTGTAGACGAATTGACAGGCAGAGATATAACAGATAAAAACGGTAATACCTGCAGACAAGTGACTATAGGCCGTGATATTCTATTTGTAACTCCTTATAATTTACAGGTACGCAAGCTTATCCATTCACTGCCTGAAGGAGTCAGGGCCGCATCCGTTGACAAGTTCCAGGGACAGGAGGCGCCTATCGTGATCATATCCATGTGTGCAAGCCCGGGTGAATTCGGCAGCCGCGGCATGGCGTTCGTACTTGATATGAACAGGTTAAATGTAGCGATTTCGAGGGCGCAGTCACTTGCCATTGTTGTTGGAGATCCACGGCTTGTTGAAACAGACTGTTCATCCGTCAGCAACATGGAACGTCTCAACATGTATTGCAGGCTACAGGATATATGCAATTAG
- a CDS encoding GmrSD restriction endonuclease domain-containing protein: MSIQQYSVNQHPIQTLFTWITSGEIAIPEIQRPFVWDATKVRDLIDSLYEGYPIGYLIAWRNPTVKLKDGTSSEGKRVLIDGQQRVTALMASLLGERVINKDYNRVNITIAFNPKEKKFEVTNPAIKKDKTWIGNIADILSPDVKILKLVDTYCEANVGSDKDKIYESIELLRGIVNNHIGLIELNSDLDIETVTEIFIRINSQGAVLSQADFAMSKIAANETYNGNKIRKCIDYFCHLAIAPEFYQQLADIDKEFSSTEYFKKMAWLKTENDDLYDPSYTDMLRVAFTSEFKRGRLQDLVALLSGRNFETRVYEERIAEQSFKQLEEGLFKFMNETDFKRFVMILRSAGFVDSTMIRSQNAINFAYIVYLVQRANKVEPSKIESCVRKWLVMSILTGRYSSSPESSFDFDMKQIGEIGVSKYLENIEAAELSDAFWGAGLPQQMNTSVASSPYFKVYLASQVHDNDKGFLSKEITVRDLITHRGDVHHLFPKNYLKKNGLVRGRYNQIANYVMMQSEINIAIGDKAPAEYFSKLIEHCNNGSTAFGAITDIDEMKENFKTHCVPDEMQNKTIEHYDEFLQERRRLMALKTKNYYWKL, from the coding sequence ATGTCAATTCAACAATACTCTGTTAACCAGCATCCGATTCAAACATTATTTACATGGATTACGTCTGGTGAAATTGCAATTCCTGAAATCCAGCGTCCATTTGTATGGGATGCAACAAAAGTCAGAGATTTGATAGATTCTTTGTATGAGGGTTATCCGATAGGCTACTTAATTGCCTGGCGAAATCCCACGGTAAAATTAAAAGACGGGACTTCGTCAGAAGGTAAGAGAGTATTAATTGACGGTCAACAAAGAGTAACTGCGCTTATGGCATCATTGCTAGGCGAAAGAGTTATTAACAAAGACTATAACAGAGTCAATATTACTATTGCCTTTAATCCTAAAGAGAAGAAATTTGAGGTTACCAATCCCGCCATAAAGAAAGATAAAACATGGATCGGGAATATAGCAGATATCCTTTCACCAGATGTCAAGATTCTCAAACTTGTAGATACTTATTGTGAAGCAAATGTTGGAAGTGATAAGGACAAAATTTACGAAAGTATTGAGTTGTTACGAGGTATTGTTAATAACCATATTGGACTTATTGAATTAAATTCAGATTTAGATATTGAAACTGTCACAGAAATATTTATTAGGATAAACTCTCAAGGTGCAGTTCTCAGTCAGGCAGACTTTGCCATGTCTAAAATTGCAGCTAATGAAACATACAATGGTAATAAAATACGGAAATGCATTGACTATTTTTGTCATTTGGCTATTGCACCAGAGTTCTATCAGCAACTTGCTGATATAGATAAAGAGTTCTCTTCAACTGAATATTTCAAAAAGATGGCATGGTTAAAAACAGAGAATGACGATTTATATGATCCCTCATATACTGATATGTTACGTGTAGCATTTACTTCTGAGTTTAAGCGTGGCCGCCTTCAGGATTTAGTTGCATTGCTTTCAGGTAGAAACTTTGAGACTAGGGTATATGAAGAAAGAATTGCAGAACAATCGTTTAAACAACTTGAAGAAGGTCTTTTTAAATTTATGAATGAAACAGACTTTAAACGGTTTGTCATGATTCTGAGATCTGCTGGTTTCGTTGACTCAACTATGATTCGATCTCAAAATGCTATAAATTTTGCTTACATAGTATATTTGGTTCAAAGGGCAAATAAGGTAGAGCCAAGTAAAATCGAATCTTGTGTTCGTAAGTGGTTGGTAATGTCAATACTGACAGGTCGTTATTCTTCATCTCCAGAATCATCATTTGACTTTGACATGAAGCAGATTGGAGAAATTGGTGTTTCAAAATATCTGGAAAATATAGAAGCCGCTGAATTATCTGATGCTTTCTGGGGAGCAGGTTTGCCCCAACAGATGAATACCTCAGTTGCGAGTAGTCCTTATTTTAAGGTTTATCTAGCTTCTCAGGTACATGATAATGATAAGGGTTTCTTGTCAAAAGAAATAACCGTTCGAGACCTGATTACTCATCGAGGTGATGTACATCATCTATTCCCTAAGAACTATCTCAAAAAGAATGGTCTTGTACGAGGCAGATATAACCAAATAGCAAACTATGTCATGATGCAAAGTGAAATAAATATTGCAATAGGAGACAAAGCGCCTGCTGAATATTTCTCAAAACTCATAGAACACTGCAATAATGGCTCAACAGCCTTTGGTGCAATAACAGATATAGATGAAATGAAAGAAAATTTCAAGACTCACTGTGTACCAGATGAGATGCAAAACAAAACTATAGAACACTATGATGAGTTCCTGCAAGAGAGAAGGAGATTGATGGCATTAAAGACCAAGAATTACTATTGGAAACTGTAA
- a CDS encoding restriction endonuclease subunit S: protein MLRVEAACNQSLVAMKPVIDSVCLPEYLFWNLRGRYYRIRDITGQNQRRGLNMKIVSSLVFSLPPLAEQKRIVAKVDSLMALSDDLNRNIESKMECSSKLLDAVLNFISKGR from the coding sequence TTGTTGCGTGTTGAAGCGGCATGTAATCAATCTTTGGTTGCTATGAAGCCTGTAATTGATTCTGTTTGCTTACCTGAATACTTGTTTTGGAATTTAAGAGGAAGGTATTATAGGATACGCGATATCACTGGGCAAAACCAAAGGCGTGGGTTAAATATGAAAATTGTGTCAAGTTTAGTTTTTTCACTCCCCCCACTTGCTGAACAAAAGCGCATCGTCGCTAAAGTCGATTCCTTAATGGCATTAAGTGATGATTTGAACCGGAATATCGAAAGCAAAATGGAATGTTCAAGTAAATTACTGGATGCAGTATTGAATTTTATATCAAAGGGTAGATAG
- a CDS encoding restriction endonuclease subunit S, translating into MNLLFYHFDKLAEAPGGVKKLRDLILQLAVQGKLVPQDSKDEPASALLEKIQREKENLVKDGLVNKQQPLKIKNIEEYKSRIPTGWVQCKLGNIIFLNYGKAVEKSKIGGKIPAYGANGILKYVQEPYVSQKSIIVGRKGSAGALNIVEKPFWPTDVTYYVLEMENLNFRYLYYLLLSLNLTSLSFGIKPGLNRNNVYELSISVPPLAEQKRIVEKVDSLMTLCDDLEKQQQEKAEKKVLLNKSSLNALSTSATKHDFNKNWNHIEKNFDLLYSTSKNIDELKQTILQLAVQGKLVPQDPKDEPASALLEKIRAEKERLIEEGKIKRQKPLEQIKESEIPFDVPDGWEWTIVGRICDLYTGATPSRSRKDYFGGKIKWLVSGDIHKGEIFDCDGRITEKGLDASNCKILPINSVMIALNG; encoded by the coding sequence ATGAATTTACTGTTCTACCATTTTGATAAACTGGCGGAGGCACCGGGTGGGGTTAAGAAACTGCGCGACCTGATTCTTCAACTCGCCGTTCAGGGAAAACTTGTGCCACAAGACTCGAAGGATGAACCTGCCAGTGCCTTGCTTGAGAAGATTCAGAGAGAAAAAGAGAATTTAGTAAAGGATGGTTTAGTCAACAAACAACAACCATTAAAGATTAAAAATATTGAAGAATATAAAAGCAGAATACCTACCGGTTGGGTGCAATGTAAGTTAGGAAACATTATATTCCTAAACTATGGTAAGGCTGTAGAAAAAAGTAAAATCGGAGGGAAAATACCCGCCTATGGTGCAAACGGAATATTAAAATATGTACAAGAGCCTTATGTTTCACAAAAGAGTATTATTGTTGGAAGAAAGGGTTCCGCTGGAGCATTAAATATTGTTGAAAAACCATTCTGGCCCACAGATGTAACATATTACGTGTTGGAAATGGAAAATTTAAATTTTAGATATTTATACTACCTTCTTCTTAGCTTGAATTTGACTAGTCTTTCTTTTGGAATAAAGCCAGGACTGAACAGAAACAATGTCTATGAATTATCCATTTCTGTCCCACCCCTTGCAGAACAAAAGCGCATCGTAGAAAAAGTCGATTCCTTAATGACATTATGTGATGACCTTGAAAAGCAACAGCAGGAAAAAGCAGAGAAGAAGGTCTTGCTCAATAAATCTTCTCTTAATGCACTCAGCACTTCTGCCACCAAACACGATTTTAATAAGAATTGGAATCATATTGAAAAGAACTTTGACCTGCTTTACAGCACCTCGAAAAACATTGACGAGTTAAAACAGACCATTCTTCAACTTGCCGTTCAGGGCAAACTTGTACCACAAGACCCGAAGGATGAACCAGCGAGTGCCTTGCTTGAGAAGATACGGGCTGAGAAGGAACGGTTGATTGAAGAGGGGAAGATTAAGAGACAGAAGCCGCTGGAGCAGATTAAGGAGAGCGAGATTCCGTTTGATGTGCCGGATGGGTGGGAGTGGACGATCGTAGGAAGAATTTGTGATTTATATACAGGTGCTACACCTAGTAGAAGTAGAAAAGATTATTTTGGTGGAAAAATAAAGTGGTTGGTATCAGGAGACATCCATAAAGGAGAAATATTTGATTGTGACGGTAGAATTACAGAAAAAGGACTTGATGCCAGCAATTGCAAAATTCTTCCAATAAACTCAGTCATGATTGCATTAAATGGTTAG
- a CDS encoding REP-associated tyrosine transposase: MSRPLRIQYPGAWYHIMNRGRRREDIFSTDQDYIAFIEVLKEAVSLWNINITAYCLMPNHYHLLLHTPEGNLSRSMRHINGIYTQRYNRKNRHDGQLFRGRYKSILLDSDSYLTVLVRYIHRNPLRAGMVDRLEDYAWSSHNGYLSKSSKWNWLNKEAFFGLLTDVKSKRLAEYREFIREEDSDDIVGVFSKKKMPIILGAEKFIEWAKEKYTGCSIQEEIPETKVLVPSRKKIKDSVCKVYNVDIGSLYGIHRGVTNEARNVAIYLTRLLRRDSLKEIGKEFKVSSYSSVSSIIEKTKVDVVRSKKLKKQVNKARKILS; this comes from the coding sequence ATGTCAAGGCCACTAAGAATACAATACCCGGGAGCCTGGTATCATATTATGAACAGAGGAAGGAGAAGAGAAGATATATTCTCAACTGATCAAGACTATATTGCTTTTATAGAGGTTTTAAAGGAGGCTGTGTCTTTATGGAATATTAATATAACCGCGTATTGTTTAATGCCCAACCACTATCATCTTTTACTTCATACACCTGAAGGAAATCTTTCACGATCTATGAGACATATAAACGGTATTTATACACAGAGATACAATCGTAAAAACAGGCATGACGGTCAGCTTTTCAGAGGGCGATATAAGTCTATACTATTAGATAGCGACAGTTATCTTACCGTACTGGTAAGGTACATTCACCGGAATCCATTACGGGCTGGAATGGTTGATAGATTAGAGGATTATGCATGGAGCAGCCACAATGGATATCTTTCAAAATCATCAAAATGGAATTGGTTAAACAAGGAGGCTTTTTTTGGATTACTGACTGATGTTAAATCGAAACGATTGGCAGAATATAGAGAATTTATAAGAGAAGAAGATTCAGATGATATTGTTGGTGTTTTTTCAAAGAAGAAAATGCCTATTATACTTGGAGCTGAAAAATTTATAGAATGGGCAAAAGAGAAATATACTGGTTGTTCGATTCAGGAAGAAATTCCTGAAACAAAGGTATTAGTTCCCAGCAGGAAAAAAATCAAAGATTCAGTTTGCAAGGTATATAATGTTGACATTGGATCGTTATATGGTATCCATCGAGGGGTAACCAATGAAGCAAGGAATGTGGCAATTTATTTAACAAGGTTGCTTAGACGTGATTCTTTGAAGGAAATAGGGAAAGAGTTTAAAGTTTCTAGTTATAGTAGCGTAAGTAGTATAATTGAGAAGACGAAGGTTGATGTGGTGAGAAGTAAAAAATTAAAAAAACAAGTTAATAAAGCTAGAAAAATATTAAGCTAA
- a CDS encoding N-6 DNA methylase, translating into MWYYEHPYPEGVKSYNKGKPMRIEEFEPEKRWWKKRKESEYAWKVSVKDVIANNYNLDIKNPHIVDENHGDPKDILKEYHEIEKKIEKVRNTLKKELMDALGETK; encoded by the coding sequence ATCTGGTATTACGAACATCCCTATCCGGAAGGCGTTAAGTCCTACAACAAGGGTAAGCCAATGCGGATAGAAGAATTTGAACCCGAAAAGAGGTGGTGGAAAAAGCGTAAAGAGAGTGAATATGCCTGGAAGGTATCGGTAAAAGATGTTATTGCCAATAACTATAACCTTGATATTAAAAACCCCCATATTGTTGATGAAAACCATGGCGACCCGAAAGATATTCTGAAAGAGTACCATGAGATAGAGAAAAAAATTGAAAAGGTTCGAAACACCCTGAAAAAAGAGCTTATGGATGCGCTTGGGGAAACCAAATGA